A section of the Hevea brasiliensis isolate MT/VB/25A 57/8 chromosome 17, ASM3005281v1, whole genome shotgun sequence genome encodes:
- the LOC110649469 gene encoding 18.1 kDa class I heat shock protein, with the protein MSIVPISDQAGAISNRYSSDLWDPEGFFSSLNLWDPFLNFPFPFQSSIVSTHFPSLAGEIFPSLETHVDWQETPRAHVFRAVFRGLNREDVLVFIDDDNTLQVSTENGKFMSKFKLPENARRDQIKAAMVNGVLTVTIPKEGARSPSVRSIEISGSG; encoded by the coding sequence ATGTCGATCGTTCCTATCAGTGACCAAGCAGGTGCTATCTCCAATCGTTACTCTTCGGACTTGTGGGATCCAGAAGGTTTCTTCTCATCACTAAATCTTTGGGATCCATTCCTAAATTTTCCTTTCCCATTCCAATCCTCCATAGTTTCCACCCATTTCCCATCCTTGGCTGGGGAAATTTTCCCATCCCTTGAAACCCATGTAGATTGGCAGGAAACCCCAAGAGCCCATGTGTTTAGAGCTGTATTTCGTGGGCTTAACAGAGAGGATGTGTTGGTTTTCATTGATGATGATAATACGCTTCAAGTAAGCACAGAGAATGGTAAGTTCATGAGCAAGTTCAAGTTGCCTGAGAACGCCAGAAGAGATCAAATTAAAGCAGCTATGGTGAATGGAGTTCTCACTGTGACTATTCCTAAGGAAGGTGCTAGATCGCCTAGTGTAAGATCCATTGAGATTTCTGGTTCTGgctaa